A stretch of Pantanalinema sp. DNA encodes these proteins:
- a CDS encoding HD domain-containing phosphohydrolase — protein MRLLMIDQLVAGARLGKTLYAEDGRALLHRGTELTDGYLEALWKLGYRALYVLDPHSEDLEARDPISERTRQEAITAVRDVFRQVREPNPGLDQEWTSRRILYNTAVGILNDLQGNRDLNLQVAELRTLGSYTFNHSVNTCVLGLALGERLGLPYGKLADLAMGLLLHDVGKTALGEGCAEMHEGAEQLVDATYRRHPRIGFDIAQQLGKTLSSPAKIVVLQHHERHDGSGFPKGLKGDEIHLFGRIAAIANTYDNLIHDLGLGRPTPPHQAMEYLMAAGGSHFDHALVVAFLKLLVPFPLEAAVRLSTAEEGLVVAIDRGLPMRPTIRVTMDPDGTERRRPYELDLKKHPDITIVQAY, from the coding sequence ATGCGCCTGTTGATGATCGACCAGCTCGTCGCCGGAGCGCGGCTCGGCAAGACCCTCTACGCCGAGGACGGGCGGGCCCTGCTGCATCGCGGCACCGAGCTGACGGACGGCTACCTGGAGGCCCTCTGGAAGCTGGGCTACCGGGCGCTGTACGTGCTCGACCCCCACTCGGAGGACCTCGAGGCGCGCGATCCCATCAGCGAGCGCACCCGCCAGGAGGCCATCACCGCCGTCCGCGACGTCTTCAGGCAGGTGCGCGAGCCCAATCCCGGCCTCGACCAGGAGTGGACGAGCCGCCGCATCCTCTACAACACGGCCGTCGGCATCCTCAACGACCTGCAAGGCAACCGGGACCTCAACCTCCAGGTCGCCGAGCTGCGGACCCTCGGCTCCTACACCTTCAACCACTCGGTCAACACCTGCGTGCTGGGCCTGGCCCTCGGCGAGCGGCTCGGCCTTCCCTACGGCAAGCTGGCGGACCTGGCCATGGGCCTCCTGCTGCACGACGTCGGCAAGACCGCCCTGGGCGAGGGCTGTGCCGAGATGCACGAGGGGGCCGAGCAGCTCGTGGATGCGACCTATCGCCGGCACCCGCGCATCGGCTTCGACATCGCGCAGCAGCTGGGCAAGACCCTCTCGAGCCCCGCGAAGATCGTCGTCCTGCAGCATCACGAGCGCCACGACGGCTCGGGCTTCCCCAAGGGGCTCAAGGGCGACGAGATCCACCTCTTCGGCCGGATCGCGGCGATCGCCAACACCTACGACAACCTGATCCACGACCTGGGCCTGGGCCGCCCCACCCCGCCGCACCAGGCGATGGAGTACCTGATGGCCGCGGGGGGATCCCACTTCGACCACGCCCTGGTCGTCGCGTTCCTCAAGCTGCTCGTGCCCTTCCCCCTCGAGGCCGCGGTCAGGCTCAGCACCGCCGAGGAGGGCCTGGTGGTCGCCATCGACCGGGGGCTGCCCATGCGCCCGACCATCCGCGTCACCATGGACCCCGACGGCACCGAGCGCCGCCGCCCCTACGAGCTGGATCTCAAGAAGCACCCCGACATCACCATCGTCCAGGCCTATTAA
- a CDS encoding purine-nucleoside phosphorylase: MSTTATLPPQVLEVRARIADAAAFLRARTPVQPKVGLILGSGLGALVSEIEGAEVIPYAEIPHFPVSTAPGHAGNLVFGMLGGQMVMAMQGRFHLYEGYTPQQVTFPVRVMRAMGVETLVVTCATGGLNKQFQAGDLMLIKDHLNLMGDNPLIGANDPEVGPRFPVMFDAYRSELRAVAHEIAKQQGITLHEGVYAGITGPAFFTPAELQHLVTIGADAIGMSVVFETIVAIHCGLKVVGLGLISDMALPDGDHHATEQEVLEVVGKSAGKAKALVRELVARL, translated from the coding sequence ATGAGCACGACCGCCACCCTCCCCCCGCAGGTCCTCGAAGTCCGCGCGCGGATCGCGGACGCGGCCGCGTTCCTGCGCGCGCGCACGCCCGTCCAGCCCAAGGTCGGCCTGATCCTCGGCTCGGGCCTCGGCGCGCTGGTCTCCGAGATCGAGGGCGCCGAGGTCATCCCCTACGCCGAGATCCCCCACTTCCCCGTCTCGACCGCGCCCGGCCACGCCGGCAACCTGGTCTTCGGCATGCTGGGCGGCCAGATGGTGATGGCCATGCAGGGCCGGTTCCACCTCTACGAGGGCTACACTCCGCAACAGGTGACCTTCCCCGTGCGGGTCATGCGGGCCATGGGCGTCGAGACCCTGGTCGTCACCTGCGCCACGGGGGGCCTCAACAAGCAGTTCCAGGCCGGCGACCTGATGCTCATCAAGGACCACCTCAACCTGATGGGCGACAACCCCCTGATCGGGGCCAACGACCCCGAGGTCGGTCCTCGCTTCCCGGTCATGTTCGACGCCTACCGCTCCGAGCTGCGCGCCGTGGCCCACGAGATCGCCAAGCAGCAGGGCATCACCCTGCACGAGGGCGTCTACGCGGGCATCACGGGCCCCGCCTTCTTCACCCCGGCCGAGCTGCAGCACCTGGTGACCATCGGCGCCGACGCGATCGGCATGTCGGTCGTCTTCGAGACGATCGTCGCCATCCACTGCGGCCTCAAGGTCGTGGGCCTCGGCCTCATCTCGGACATGGCCCTGCCCGACGGCGACCACCACGCCACCGAGCAGGAGGTGCTCGAGGTCGTGGGCAAGAGCGCGGGCAAGGCCAAGGCGCTGGTCCGCGAGCTCGTCGCCCGGCTGTAG